In Pecten maximus chromosome 10, xPecMax1.1, whole genome shotgun sequence, one genomic interval encodes:
- the LOC117336850 gene encoding LOW QUALITY PROTEIN: uncharacterized protein LOC117336850 (The sequence of the model RefSeq protein was modified relative to this genomic sequence to represent the inferred CDS: deleted 1 base in 1 codon): MLKRLLSSCARTPFRAVTCPKWMSSRSDTRDEGKVNYEVRPMRRSDIQPLYELLRDNQWNMERSYLECVFNTDPTGLVVVVKDDSQIIGHNGILVHSPDFASSGLNIVKEEYRSLGVGQVMFRKVMDIMADKNVGGTSLSNRISFYAQFGWTIKSYTFHYNQGPVNPDFVRNCPDPDCEIQPAELVNFDDVIAYDAEIHTIPRPVYISNWAQNEAARTYVAFRGGRVCGYGVLKSGDTGHKLYPLYADDTKVAMALFCQLVSHIPSGGDLIFTQPIENEEANQFVAGNNMTTYLSMTRLYNKRNVPVDIKRVYSVSTTEYGIV; the protein is encoded by the exons ATGTTAAAGCGCCTACTCTCAAGCTGTGCTCGCACTCCTTTTAGAGCTGTTACCTGTCCGAAATGGATGTCCTCGCGATCGGACACAAG GGATGAAGGGAAGGTGAATTACGAGGTCCGGCCGATGAGGAGGAGTGACATCCAACCTCTGTACGAACTACTCAGGGATAATCAATGGAATATGGAGAGGAGCTACCTTGAGTGTGTGTTTAATACTGACCCTACAGGTCTCGTAGTGGTGGTCAAGGACGACAGTCAAATCATAG GACACAACGGAATCCTTGTCCACAGTCCGGACTTCGCCTCTTCCGGATTGAACATCGTCAAGGAAGAGTACCGGTCACTTGGGGTCGGCCAGGTGATGTTTCGTAAAGTTATGGATATCATGGCCGACAAGAACGTCGGAGGGACGTCCCTATCCAACAGAATCTCTTTTTACGCACAATTTGGATGGACAATCAAGTCATATACCTTCCATTATAATCAA GGACCCGTTAATCCGGATTTCGTTAGGAATTGCCCGGATCCGGACTGTGAAATCCAGCCAGCAGAACTCGTCAACTTCGATGACGTCATTGCTTATGACGCAGAGATTCACACAATACCCCGACCAGTGTACATCAGCAATTGGGCTCAGAATGAGGCTGCGAGGACGTATGTGGCATTTCGAGGAGGCCGGGTCTGTGGTTACGGAGTTCTGAAGTCTGGTGACACAGGACATAAACTATACCCACTGTATGCTGACGACACTAAGGTTGCTATGGCATTGTTCTGTCAGCTTGTGTCTCACATTCCGAGTGGAGGAGATCTCATCTTTACACAACCAATAGAAAATGAGGAAGCCAATCAATTTGTCGCCGGAAACAATATGACAACCTACTTGTCTATGACGCGATTATATAACAAGAGAAATGTGCCAGTTGATATCAAACGTGTTTACTCCGTATCCACAACAGAATATGGTATTGTGTAG
- the LOC117335639 gene encoding 60S ribosomal protein L27a-like codes for MTTKLKKTRKLRGHVSHGHGRIGKHRKHPGGRGNAGGQHHHRINFDKYHPGYFGKVGMRYYHKTQNKFFCPSVNLDKLWSLVSEQTREKYASNKEKAPVIDVVRAGYYKVLGKGHLPKQPVIVKARFFSRSAELKIKAAGGACVLVA; via the exons ATG ACAACAAAGTTGAAGAAGACCAGGAAGCTGAGAGGCCATGTCAGCCATGGACATGGTCGTATTG GCAAACACAGGAAGCATCCTGGTGGTCGTGGTAATGCTGGTGGTCAACATCATCACAGGATCAATTTTGACAAATA CCATCCAGGTTACTTCGGTAAAGTTGGTATGAGATATTACCACAAGACCCAGAATAAGTTCTTCTGTCCTTCAGTGAATTTGGACAAACTGTGGTCCCTTGTGTCGGAACAGACCAGGGAAAAGTATGCATCCAACAAGGAAAAGGCTCCTGTTATCGACGTTGTACGCGCA GGATATTACAAGGTCCTAGGAAAGGGACATTTGCCCAAGCAGCCTGTGATTGTGAAGGCCCGCTTCTTCAGCAGATCAGCAGAACTTAAAATCAAGGCAGCTGGTGGCGCCTGTGTTCTAGTGGCATAA